The proteins below come from a single Streptomyces sp. SCSIO 75703 genomic window:
- a CDS encoding roadblock/LC7 domain-containing protein, whose amino-acid sequence MTAPSTFGLSSEARNLHWLLTNLVEEVPGIVSVAVVSSDGLLLLSSDPDRNEAARTKETGKPSGPRGSAADLATVISGVGSLTVGAARLMDYGNVKHTMVAMEEGSLFVMSISDGSLLGVHGAADCDMSVIAYHMALFVGRAGHVLTPELRSELRQSLESEPTGSGR is encoded by the coding sequence TTGACCGCTCCCAGTACCTTCGGACTGAGCAGTGAGGCACGCAATCTCCACTGGCTGCTGACCAACCTCGTGGAGGAGGTGCCCGGCATCGTCTCGGTGGCGGTCGTCTCCTCCGACGGCCTGCTGCTGCTCTCCTCCGACCCGGACCGCAACGAGGCGGCCCGGACCAAAGAGACCGGAAAGCCCAGCGGCCCGCGGGGCTCCGCCGCCGACCTGGCCACCGTCATCTCCGGCGTGGGCAGCCTGACCGTCGGCGCCGCTCGGCTGATGGACTACGGCAACGTCAAACACACCATGGTCGCCATGGAGGAGGGCAGCCTGTTCGTCATGTCCATCAGCGACGGCTCGCTGCTCGGCGTGCACGGCGCCGCGGACTGCGACATGAGCGTCATCGCGTACCACATGGCCCTGTTCGTCGGCCGCGCCGGACACGTCCTGACGCCCGAACTCCGCAGCGAGCTGCGCCAGTCCCTGGAGTCCGAGCCCACCGGGAGTGGCCGATGA
- a CDS encoding styrene monooxygenase/indole monooxygenase family protein, whose translation MRKILVVGAGQSGLQLALGLQSHGYEVTLMSNRTADEIRTGRVMSTQCMFHTALQHERDLQLNFWESQAPKIRGLGISVAVPGSHDPGPSQRAIDWLGLLDGFAQSVDQRVKMAGWMETFAQRGGQLVIHGVAVGDLDYFSRAYDLVLIAAGKGELVQMFGRDASRSPYSAPQRALSVAYVHGMEPRPEHPDTEAVRCNLVPGVGEMFIMPTVTTSGRADILFWEGIPGGPLDAFKDVKDPAEHLSLTLELMERFLPWEYARATKVELTDAGGTLAGRYAPTVRQPIGRLPGGGAVLGVADVVVANDPITGQGSNSASKCAASYLASILEHGDRPFDETWMQQAFDRYWETARHVTKWTNTMLAPPPPHILELLGAAGQHQVIADRFANCFDDPSDLENFFFDPDRNAAYLKEVAEAAGA comes from the coding sequence ATGCGGAAGATACTCGTCGTCGGGGCCGGACAGTCCGGCCTCCAACTCGCCCTCGGCCTCCAGTCGCACGGGTACGAGGTCACCCTGATGTCGAACCGGACGGCGGACGAGATCCGCACGGGCCGGGTCATGTCGACGCAGTGCATGTTCCACACCGCCCTCCAGCACGAGCGCGATCTCCAGCTGAACTTCTGGGAGTCCCAGGCCCCGAAGATCCGCGGACTCGGCATCTCGGTGGCGGTGCCCGGCTCGCACGACCCGGGCCCCTCGCAGCGCGCCATCGACTGGCTGGGACTGCTCGACGGCTTCGCCCAGTCGGTCGACCAGCGGGTCAAGATGGCCGGCTGGATGGAGACCTTCGCCCAGCGCGGCGGCCAACTGGTCATCCACGGCGTGGCCGTCGGCGACCTCGACTACTTCTCCCGCGCCTACGACCTCGTCCTGATCGCCGCAGGCAAGGGCGAGCTGGTCCAGATGTTCGGCCGGGACGCCTCCCGCTCCCCGTACTCCGCGCCCCAGCGCGCGCTCTCCGTCGCCTACGTGCACGGGATGGAGCCGCGCCCGGAGCACCCGGACACCGAGGCCGTCCGCTGCAACCTGGTGCCCGGCGTCGGCGAGATGTTCATCATGCCGACCGTCACCACCTCCGGCCGCGCCGACATCCTGTTCTGGGAGGGGATACCCGGCGGCCCGCTCGACGCCTTCAAGGACGTCAAGGACCCGGCGGAACACCTCTCCCTGACCCTGGAACTCATGGAGCGGTTCCTCCCCTGGGAGTACGCGCGGGCCACCAAGGTCGAGCTGACCGACGCCGGCGGCACGCTCGCCGGCCGCTACGCCCCCACCGTGCGCCAGCCCATCGGACGGCTGCCCGGCGGGGGAGCGGTCCTCGGCGTCGCCGACGTGGTCGTCGCCAACGACCCGATCACCGGCCAGGGCTCCAACTCCGCCTCCAAGTGCGCCGCCTCCTACCTCGCCTCGATCCTGGAGCACGGCGACCGGCCGTTCGACGAGACCTGGATGCAGCAGGCCTTCGACCGCTACTGGGAGACGGCCCGGCACGTCACCAAGTGGACGAACACCATGCTGGCCCCGCCGCCCCCGCACATCCTCGAACTGCTCGGCGCCGCCGGGCAGCACCAGGTGATCGCGGACCGCTTCGCCAACTGCTTCGACGACCCGTCCGACCTGGAGAACTTCTTCTTCGACCCGGACCGCAACGCGGCCTACCTCAAGGAGGTCGCCGAGGCCGCCGGCGCCTGA
- a CDS encoding C40 family peptidase: MSGRLLRLVCAAAVAAGTALAPLPAAAGPAPAPSVAELLTDLQRRYRDAEKATEEYNGTRELLRRRQAEVRRLDAELARSRRSLSDSRGAAGRLAREQYRDSGTGLSPYLGLLLAPDARRALDQGHVIGRLAAQRATAVGRVAGAERKADELARRAHRALAAEAALAERQKEQRDDVRRRLGAVEELLASLSAGQIAALAALEGAGEQASQERFLASGALGTGGAPSADGARAVRFAVDQLGKPYEWGAEGPAAYDCSGLTARAWQRAGTPIPRTSQEQWARLARVPLDELRPGDLVVYFPEATHVALYLGDGLVVQAPRPGARVKVSPIAANPVLGAVRPDPGARPLAAYAPPELPAGAADGSDEGYGSAQAPAASATSLR; encoded by the coding sequence GTGTCAGGACGGCTCCTGCGCCTGGTGTGCGCCGCGGCGGTGGCCGCCGGCACCGCCCTCGCGCCCCTGCCCGCCGCGGCCGGCCCCGCGCCCGCGCCGTCCGTGGCGGAGCTGCTGACGGATCTTCAGCGGCGCTACCGGGACGCCGAGAAGGCCACCGAGGAGTACAACGGCACCCGCGAGCTGCTGCGCCGCCGGCAGGCCGAGGTGCGGCGCCTGGACGCCGAACTCGCCCGCAGCCGCCGCAGCCTGAGCGACAGCCGCGGCGCGGCCGGCCGCCTCGCCCGCGAGCAGTACCGCGACAGCGGCACCGGCCTCTCCCCCTACCTCGGCCTGCTGCTCGCCCCCGACGCCCGCCGCGCCCTCGACCAGGGGCACGTCATCGGCCGGCTGGCGGCGCAGCGGGCCACGGCGGTGGGCCGGGTCGCCGGGGCCGAACGCAAGGCCGACGAGCTCGCCCGCCGGGCGCACCGGGCGCTGGCCGCCGAGGCCGCCCTCGCCGAACGGCAGAAGGAGCAGCGCGACGACGTACGGCGGCGGCTCGGCGCCGTCGAGGAACTCCTCGCCTCCCTCAGCGCCGGCCAGATCGCCGCGCTGGCCGCCCTGGAGGGCGCGGGCGAGCAGGCGTCCCAGGAACGCTTCCTCGCCTCCGGAGCGCTCGGCACCGGCGGCGCGCCCTCGGCCGACGGCGCGCGGGCGGTGCGCTTCGCCGTGGACCAGCTCGGCAAGCCCTACGAGTGGGGCGCCGAGGGCCCGGCCGCCTACGACTGCTCGGGGCTGACCGCGCGGGCCTGGCAGCGGGCGGGCACCCCGATCCCGCGGACCAGCCAGGAGCAGTGGGCCCGCCTGGCGCGCGTCCCGCTCGACGAGCTGCGCCCCGGGGACCTGGTCGTCTACTTCCCCGAGGCGACCCACGTGGCGCTCTACCTCGGCGACGGCCTGGTGGTGCAGGCACCCCGGCCGGGCGCGCGGGTGAAGGTGTCGCCGATCGCGGCCAACCCGGTGCTGGGCGCCGTACGGCCCGATCCGGGGGCCCGGCCGCTGGCGGCGTACGCGCCGCCGGAGCTGCCCGCCGGCGCGGCGGACGGCTCCGACGAGGGGTACGGCTCCGCTCAGGCGCCGGCGGCCTCGGCGACCTCCTTGAGGTAG
- a CDS encoding diiron oxygenase: protein MTTLTEADALSGLRDALGLLKDREQVAERLLDSSAKHSFDPDKELDWDAPFEDGKWFWPPELVSLYDTPLWKRMGEEQRILLSRHEAAALASLGIWFELILMQLLLRHVYDKSATSAHVRYALTEIEDECRHSKMFARLITRGDTPWYPVSPLHQQLGRLFKTISTTPGSFTATLLGEEVLDWMQRLTFPDERVQPLIRGVTRIHVVEEARHVRYAREELRRQMLTAPKWSQEFTRVTSGEFARVFSVAFVNPEVYTNVGLDRREAVAQARASGHRREVMQTGAKRLTDFLDDIGVLRGVGRRLWKSSGLLA, encoded by the coding sequence ATGACGACCCTGACGGAAGCCGACGCGCTCAGCGGCCTGCGCGACGCGCTCGGCCTGCTCAAGGACCGGGAGCAGGTGGCCGAACGGCTGCTCGACTCTTCCGCCAAGCACTCGTTCGACCCCGACAAGGAACTGGACTGGGACGCGCCCTTCGAGGACGGCAAGTGGTTCTGGCCGCCGGAGCTGGTGTCGCTCTACGACACCCCCCTGTGGAAGCGGATGGGCGAGGAACAGCGCATCCTGCTCTCCCGGCACGAGGCCGCCGCGCTCGCCTCGCTCGGCATCTGGTTCGAGCTGATCCTCATGCAGCTCCTGCTCCGGCACGTCTACGACAAGTCGGCGACGAGCGCCCACGTGCGCTACGCGCTGACCGAGATCGAGGACGAGTGCCGTCACTCGAAGATGTTCGCCCGGCTCATCACCCGCGGCGACACCCCCTGGTACCCGGTCAGCCCGCTCCACCAGCAGCTCGGGCGCCTGTTCAAGACCATCTCCACCACCCCCGGCTCCTTCACCGCCACGCTCCTGGGCGAGGAGGTGCTGGACTGGATGCAGCGCCTGACCTTCCCCGACGAGCGGGTCCAGCCGCTGATCCGGGGCGTCACGCGCATCCACGTGGTGGAGGAGGCCCGCCACGTCCGCTACGCCCGCGAGGAGCTGCGCCGCCAGATGCTGACGGCCCCGAAGTGGTCCCAGGAGTTCACCCGGGTCACCTCCGGCGAGTTCGCCCGGGTCTTCTCGGTCGCCTTCGTCAACCCCGAGGTCTACACCAACGTCGGCCTGGACAGGCGGGAGGCGGTGGCGCAGGCCAGGGCGAGCGGTCACCGCCGCGAGGTGATGCAGACCGGGGCGAAGCGGCTCACCGACTTCCTGGACGACATCGGCGTGCTGCGGGGCGTCGGGCGCCGGCTGTGGAAGTCGTCGGGGCTGCTGGCCTAG
- a CDS encoding TetR/AcrR family transcriptional regulator — MTPQAATPAYRRLSVEERRNQLLDAALALFAHRAPEEVTLDDVAEQAGVSRPLVYRYFPGGKQQLYEAALRSAADELRLCFDEPREGPLLTRLSRALDRYLAFVDGHDTGFSALLRGGSVAATSRTTAIVDGVRRAAAEHIMRHLDVADPGPRLRMTVRMWITAVEAASLIWLDEGKQPPVDELRDWLVEQFLAVLSVTARRDPQTAALAGTLAEDA, encoded by the coding sequence ATGACCCCGCAGGCCGCCACCCCCGCCTACCGACGGCTCAGCGTCGAGGAGCGCCGCAACCAGCTCCTCGACGCCGCCCTCGCCCTCTTCGCCCACCGGGCGCCCGAGGAGGTCACCCTCGACGACGTGGCCGAGCAGGCCGGGGTCTCCCGCCCGCTGGTCTACCGCTACTTCCCCGGCGGCAAGCAGCAGCTCTACGAGGCCGCGCTGCGCTCGGCCGCCGACGAGCTGCGCCTGTGCTTCGACGAACCGCGCGAGGGCCCGCTGCTCACCCGGCTCTCCCGGGCGCTCGACCGCTACCTGGCCTTCGTCGACGGGCACGACACCGGCTTCAGCGCCCTGCTGCGCGGCGGCAGCGTCGCCGCCACCTCCCGGACCACCGCGATCGTGGACGGGGTGCGGCGGGCCGCCGCCGAGCACATCATGCGCCACCTGGACGTCGCGGACCCCGGGCCCCGGCTGCGGATGACCGTCCGGATGTGGATCACCGCGGTGGAGGCGGCCTCCCTGATCTGGCTCGACGAGGGCAAGCAGCCGCCGGTGGACGAGTTGCGGGACTGGCTCGTCGAACAGTTCCTCGCCGTGCTCTCCGTCACCGCCCGCCGCGACCCGCAGACCGCCGCGCTGGCCGGGACGCTCGCGGAGGATGCCTGA
- a CDS encoding nitrate- and nitrite sensing domain-containing protein, translating into MQKTRPRRTGKQTAPAENAEPAPGTTPPAAPVGKGRPTRVRNRLIVAVAVVAAAVAGAGAPSVIAASAQLHEAQELVTLAERTQSALALAHALADERDEVTPYIAAGRPKSKAPSEQRGARVDRQVEELRADGGTPAALREDLDAVAALRRSALTGKSTALEAHEAYTEAIGELHALAEELAEQSPPRAGSGAYALAELDTAVQQAAATRGLLLAAFGVPSTTRTVIDPVTGLPVQSVGSTDADTERRDALTAAAQRTRVASDAALAGFRERAAKQARDGYDTTVSGPEVNAAEKYLAALTDEPSLSDEDLATDVKKLDAALSARIDAMRGAESALYERRTTALENLRDDDVTALEIRIAALGAVVLLAVGITTALARSLTRPLSVLRRGSARLAEAEDPAAQEPIAFTGRNDEFAQAVRSVNALHAQAAALAERVTTLEADRKHLVGQRQKMADAREELRAELDEAAARLDVVRKSIGGTFVNLALRTLGLVERQLAVIESLEEREQDPERLATLFKLDHFATVMRRHSENLLVLAGTEHVQHSAGPVPLVDVVRAAVSEIERYERVRIAALPPHAHVAGFAADDLSHLLAELMENATSFSPPDLPVEVSGWLLENGEVMLSVQDEGIGMTAERLQRLNGRLTDFDPEAPYDQEGEDGLGLGLYVVARLAHRHGARVRLREQKQGGVASVVVLPEALLAPSPPAAVAPSAAPPADGSTVSLPGADAEANSNVLHGRAESDADPLVASAERAVRRAEAEAAGTGADTAAADAPAEAAAADLAGGPEPEAPAAGDPAPADAPEAPAARDLPDDTTMALLLPAPSPAPDDEPAPAARAPREEDAPEDDAHGGDAVGLAVPERAAREAGVADADGGPARGHDPERPPAATATAPDGTASAEDGARTRTEAPVPARVPVQAQAPAPETETTTRESTAAASAPESRGSRPDGPYAIGPDAHERTPDEGTEPDDDPVTDKGLPKRTPKISAPAAAPKPRTGSVDAESLRRRLGGFRRGAEAGRRDVEAEIADETAQNRAPDARDGTTEEAMGGPVEEASS; encoded by the coding sequence GTGCAGAAGACGCGGCCTCGTCGTACAGGCAAGCAGACGGCTCCCGCGGAGAACGCGGAACCGGCCCCCGGCACCACCCCCCCGGCGGCCCCCGTCGGCAAGGGCCGGCCCACCCGCGTGCGCAACCGCCTCATCGTCGCCGTGGCGGTCGTCGCCGCGGCCGTGGCCGGCGCGGGGGCGCCCTCGGTGATCGCCGCCTCGGCGCAACTGCACGAGGCCCAGGAACTGGTGACGCTCGCCGAGCGGACCCAGAGCGCCCTGGCCCTCGCCCACGCCCTGGCCGACGAACGCGACGAGGTCACCCCCTACATCGCGGCCGGCCGCCCCAAGTCCAAGGCCCCCTCCGAACAGCGCGGCGCCCGCGTCGACCGGCAGGTCGAGGAGCTGCGCGCCGACGGCGGCACCCCCGCCGCCCTGCGCGAGGACCTGGACGCCGTCGCCGCCCTGCGCCGCTCCGCCCTCACCGGCAAGAGCACCGCGCTGGAGGCGCACGAGGCGTACACCGAGGCGATCGGCGAACTCCACGCCCTCGCCGAGGAACTGGCCGAGCAGTCGCCGCCCCGCGCGGGCTCCGGCGCCTACGCGCTCGCCGAGCTGGACACCGCCGTCCAGCAGGCCGCCGCCACCCGCGGGCTGCTCCTCGCCGCCTTCGGCGTGCCGAGCACCACCCGCACCGTCATCGACCCGGTCACCGGGCTGCCCGTGCAGTCCGTCGGCTCCACCGACGCCGACACCGAGCGGCGCGACGCGCTCACCGCCGCCGCCCAGCGGACCCGGGTCGCCTCCGACGCCGCTCTCGCCGGGTTCCGCGAGCGGGCCGCCAAACAGGCCCGGGACGGCTACGACACCACGGTCTCCGGCCCCGAGGTCAACGCCGCCGAGAAGTACCTCGCCGCGCTCACCGACGAGCCGTCCCTGTCCGACGAGGACCTCGCCACCGACGTCAAGAAGCTGGACGCCGCGCTCTCCGCCCGCATCGACGCCATGCGCGGCGCCGAGTCCGCCCTCTACGAGCGGCGCACCACCGCCCTGGAGAACCTCCGCGACGACGACGTCACCGCGCTGGAGATCCGCATCGCCGCCCTCGGCGCCGTCGTCCTGCTCGCCGTCGGCATCACCACCGCGCTGGCCCGCTCCCTGACCCGGCCGCTGTCGGTGCTGCGCCGCGGCTCGGCCCGGCTCGCCGAGGCCGAGGACCCGGCCGCCCAGGAGCCCATCGCCTTCACCGGCCGCAACGACGAGTTCGCCCAGGCCGTGCGCTCCGTCAACGCCCTGCACGCGCAGGCCGCCGCGCTCGCCGAGCGGGTCACCACCCTGGAGGCCGACCGCAAGCACCTGGTCGGCCAGCGGCAGAAGATGGCCGACGCCCGCGAGGAACTGCGCGCCGAACTCGACGAGGCCGCCGCCCGGCTGGACGTCGTGCGCAAGAGCATCGGCGGCACCTTCGTCAACCTCGCCCTGCGCACCCTCGGCCTGGTGGAGCGTCAGCTCGCCGTCATCGAGTCCCTGGAGGAGCGCGAGCAGGACCCGGAACGGCTCGCCACCCTCTTCAAGCTCGACCACTTCGCCACGGTCATGCGCCGGCACAGCGAGAACCTGCTCGTGCTGGCCGGCACCGAGCACGTCCAGCACAGCGCCGGACCGGTGCCGCTGGTCGACGTCGTCCGCGCCGCGGTCAGCGAGATCGAGCGGTACGAGCGGGTCCGCATCGCCGCGCTGCCGCCGCACGCGCACGTGGCCGGCTTCGCCGCCGACGACCTCTCGCACCTGCTCGCCGAACTGATGGAGAACGCCACCTCCTTCTCCCCGCCGGACCTGCCGGTGGAGGTCTCCGGCTGGCTGCTGGAGAACGGCGAGGTGATGCTCTCCGTCCAGGACGAGGGCATCGGCATGACCGCCGAGCGGCTCCAGCGCCTCAACGGCCGGCTGACCGACTTCGACCCGGAGGCGCCGTACGACCAGGAGGGCGAGGACGGTCTCGGCCTCGGCCTGTACGTGGTGGCCCGGCTCGCCCACCGGCACGGCGCGCGGGTGCGGCTGCGGGAGCAGAAGCAGGGCGGCGTCGCCTCCGTCGTGGTCCTGCCGGAGGCGCTGCTCGCGCCGTCGCCCCCCGCCGCCGTCGCCCCGTCCGCCGCGCCCCCGGCCGACGGCTCCACCGTCTCCCTGCCGGGCGCCGACGCCGAGGCCAACTCCAACGTCCTGCACGGCCGCGCCGAGTCGGACGCCGACCCGCTGGTCGCCTCGGCGGAGCGCGCGGTGCGCCGCGCGGAGGCGGAGGCAGCCGGCACCGGGGCGGACACCGCCGCCGCGGACGCCCCGGCCGAGGCCGCCGCCGCGGACCTCGCCGGGGGCCCGGAGCCCGAGGCCCCGGCTGCGGGGGACCCCGCCCCGGCGGACGCCCCCGAGGCCCCCGCCGCCCGGGACCTCCCCGACGACACGACGATGGCGCTCCTGCTCCCCGCGCCCTCCCCGGCGCCCGACGACGAGCCCGCCCCGGCCGCGCGGGCCCCCCGGGAGGAGGACGCCCCCGAGGACGACGCCCACGGGGGCGACGCCGTCGGCCTCGCGGTCCCCGAGCGCGCCGCCCGCGAGGCCGGCGTCGCGGACGCGGACGGCGGACCCGCCCGCGGGCACGACCCGGAGCGGCCCCCGGCCGCCACCGCCACCGCGCCCGACGGGACCGCGTCCGCCGAGGACGGCGCCCGCACCCGTACGGAGGCACCGGTCCCCGCCCGCGTGCCCGTCCAGGCGCAGGCCCCGGCGCCCGAGACCGAGACCACCACCCGGGAGAGCACCGCGGCGGCCTCCGCCCCCGAGTCCCGCGGCTCCCGGCCCGACGGCCCCTACGCCATCGGCCCCGACGCCCACGAACGCACCCCGGACGAGGGCACGGAACCGGACGACGATCCCGTCACCGACAAGGGACTCCCCAAGCGGACCCCGAAGATCAGCGCACCCGCGGCGGCCCCCAAGCCGCGCACGGGGTCCGTGGACGCCGAGTCGCTCCGCCGCCGCCTGGGAGGTTTCCGCCGGGGGGCGGAGGCCGGGCGGCGGGACGTCGAGGCCGAGATCGCGGACGAGACGGCCCAGAACCGGGCGCCGGACGCCCGGGACGGGACGACCGAAGAAGCCATGGGGGGCCCTGTCGAGGAGGCAAGCAGTTGA
- a CDS encoding ATP/GTP-binding protein: MDSVVSDVAGSGGSSLVEPDEPDETVQPWQTDRTRAPIATKIVIAGGFGVGKTTLVTAVSEITPLQTEALMTQASEETDDLTATPGKLTTTVAMDFGRITLDDDLVLYLFGTPGQQRFWFMWDDLVRGAIGAVVMADTRRLKDCFPALDYFESCGLPYVVAVNHFDGSEVYEVEDVREALTIPAHIPVMIMDARRRISAIETLLSLVGHALDETPE; this comes from the coding sequence GTGGACTCCGTCGTCTCTGACGTCGCCGGCTCCGGCGGCTCCTCGCTTGTCGAGCCCGACGAGCCCGACGAGACCGTGCAACCCTGGCAGACCGACCGCACCCGCGCCCCGATCGCCACCAAGATCGTGATCGCGGGCGGGTTCGGCGTCGGCAAGACCACGCTGGTCACCGCCGTCTCGGAGATCACGCCTTTGCAGACCGAGGCGCTGATGACCCAGGCGAGCGAGGAGACCGACGACCTCACCGCCACGCCGGGCAAGCTCACCACCACCGTGGCCATGGACTTCGGCCGCATCACGCTCGACGACGACCTGGTGCTCTACCTGTTCGGCACCCCGGGGCAGCAGCGCTTCTGGTTCATGTGGGACGACCTGGTGCGCGGCGCGATCGGCGCCGTGGTCATGGCCGACACCCGCCGCCTGAAGGACTGCTTCCCCGCGCTCGACTACTTCGAGAGCTGCGGGCTGCCGTACGTCGTCGCGGTCAACCACTTCGACGGGAGCGAGGTGTACGAGGTGGAGGACGTCCGTGAGGCCCTGACGATCCCGGCCCACATACCTGTCATGATCATGGATGCGCGCCGCCGGATCTCGGCCATCGAGACCCTCCTGTCCCTCGTGGGCCACGCGCTCGACGAAACACCCGAGTAG
- a CDS encoding DUF742 domain-containing protein, producing MSSAPKDRKQLPTRGADRKPARVRPYSLTGGRTRFGHVLLVETFVGATAGTAALEAAEERRELTGGDPAALGAGGLSSRVMPEMRAIVELCRRMRTVAEIAALLKMPLGVVRVLISDLADQGKIRVYGTGTGHGTGRPDRALLERVLSGLRRL from the coding sequence ATGAGCAGCGCGCCGAAGGACCGGAAACAGCTCCCCACCCGGGGCGCGGACCGCAAGCCCGCCCGCGTCCGCCCCTACTCGCTCACCGGCGGCCGCACCCGCTTCGGCCACGTCCTGCTCGTCGAGACGTTCGTCGGCGCCACCGCGGGCACCGCCGCGCTCGAAGCCGCCGAGGAGCGCAGGGAACTGACCGGGGGCGACCCCGCCGCGCTCGGCGCCGGCGGGCTCAGCTCCCGGGTCATGCCCGAGATGCGGGCCATCGTCGAACTGTGCCGCCGGATGCGAACGGTGGCCGAGATCGCCGCGCTGCTGAAGATGCCGCTCGGCGTGGTCCGCGTGCTCATCAGCGACCTGGCGGACCAGGGAAAGATCCGTGTGTACGGCACGGGAACCGGACACGGCACCGGCCGTCCGGACCGCGCACTGCTCGAAAGGGTGCTCAGTGGACTCCGTCGTCTCTGA
- a CDS encoding MarR family transcriptional regulator: MREVGNGEDRGAGAEGPASGVDQPGFLSLERELTLLLRRARASQGEMAREVHPDLEPSAYGLLVRLGECGGQRATELAGYIGVGKATMSRQLRALEELGLVAREPDPADGRAWLVTLTPEGRDRVGRVREARRARYARRLADWDPGEVTELARLLHELNRSVGR, translated from the coding sequence GTGCGCGAAGTGGGAAACGGCGAGGACCGCGGTGCCGGGGCCGAGGGGCCCGCGAGTGGTGTGGACCAGCCCGGATTCCTCTCGCTGGAACGGGAGTTGACGCTGCTGCTGCGCCGGGCGCGGGCCAGCCAGGGGGAGATGGCCCGGGAGGTCCACCCCGACCTGGAGCCCTCGGCGTACGGACTGCTGGTCCGGCTCGGCGAGTGCGGGGGCCAGCGCGCCACCGAACTGGCCGGGTACATCGGCGTCGGCAAAGCGACCATGTCGCGCCAGCTCCGGGCGTTGGAGGAGCTGGGGCTCGTCGCCCGCGAACCCGACCCCGCCGACGGCCGCGCCTGGCTCGTCACGCTCACCCCCGAGGGCCGGGACCGGGTCGGCCGGGTGCGCGAGGCCCGCCGCGCCCGCTACGCCCGCCGGCTCGCCGACTGGGACCCGGGCGAGGTCACGGAGCTGGCCCGCCTGCTCCACGAACTCAACCGCAGCGTGGGCCGCTGA
- a CDS encoding protein phosphatase 2C domain-containing protein: MRTEIVSEPGLPDRPNEDFASVGLPASGQGGALVVLDGVTPPRTGTGCLHSVPWFTARLGGALTELTVSLPDVPLAGVLTRALARTSAAHAETCDLSHPRTPQATVVLARWSAAAVEYLVLSDSALLVEAPDGTVTALLDDRLERLPPGALASEAVADGTYRNKEGGFFTAAADPSVARRAVAGVLRRSDVRALVALTDGATRWVETFREGDWPDCLAVVREEGARALVDRVRWLERADTGRRFLGRAKRHDDATVVYAEL, translated from the coding sequence ATGCGCACGGAAATCGTCTCCGAACCCGGCCTCCCCGACCGCCCCAACGAGGACTTCGCCAGTGTCGGGCTACCGGCCTCGGGACAGGGTGGCGCGCTCGTCGTGCTGGACGGCGTGACACCGCCGCGGACCGGGACGGGGTGTCTGCACAGCGTGCCCTGGTTCACCGCGCGCCTCGGCGGCGCGCTGACCGAACTGACCGTTTCACTCCCGGATGTTCCCCTCGCCGGCGTCCTGACCCGCGCCCTCGCTCGTACCTCGGCCGCGCACGCGGAAACCTGTGACCTTTCTCACCCCCGCACGCCACAGGCCACCGTGGTCCTGGCCCGCTGGTCGGCGGCGGCGGTGGAATACCTGGTGCTCTCGGACTCCGCGCTGCTGGTCGAGGCACCGGACGGCACCGTCACGGCGCTGCTCGACGACCGGCTGGAGCGGCTGCCGCCGGGCGCGCTGGCCTCGGAGGCGGTGGCGGACGGCACCTACCGCAACAAGGAGGGCGGCTTCTTCACGGCCGCGGCCGATCCGTCGGTGGCCCGGCGGGCGGTGGCGGGGGTGCTGCGCCGCTCCGACGTACGGGCGCTGGTGGCGCTGACGGACGGGGCGACGCGGTGGGTGGAGACCTTCCGCGAGGGCGACTGGCCGGACTGCCTCGCGGTGGTGCGCGAGGAGGGCGCGCGGGCCCTGGTCGACCGGGTCCGCTGGCTCGAACGCGCCGACACCGGCCGCAGGTTCCTCGGCCGCGCCAAGCGGCACGACGACGCGACGGTCGTCTACGCGGAGCTGTGA